The sequence GCACGATATGTCCGAGCCGGCGCGACCCATCGATACGGTGGCGGGATGATGGCAACGTCGGTCGCCGCACTTCGGACGTCGCTGGCGGAAGAGTACACGCGCCTGTACCCCGGTGAGGCGGCGGCGGTTCTGGAGGAGCAGTCCCCGGACGACCTGGTCGGGCTGGTGGAGCGGAGCGCGATTGCGGGAATCGCACCGGTCTTCGCGGCCTTCACGCCGGCTGCCGCCGCAAGGCTGCTCCCGCTTCTGCGGCTGGAACGGGCGGTCGCCTTGTTGCAGGCGATCGACCCCGCCCGCGCGGCCTCCCTCTGCGCAATGCTCGATCCGGCGCTGCGGGATGATCTGCTGGCAACGTTGCCGGAAGCGGATGCTCGCGAATGGCGCGAATTGATGAGCTATCCGGTCAACACCGCGGGCGGATTGATGACGGTGCGGGTCGAGACCTTCCGCCCGGACACTCCGGCGGAGACGATCATCAGCCGTTTGCGGGCGCGCCGCGCCGCCTCGGAAGGCGGACCCGACGGGGAAGTCGCGCTGGTCGATGCCGGCGGGCATCTGGCCGGCATGGTCGAAGTGGCCGCGCTCGCGGCGGCGGATCCGGCGGCGCCGGCGGCGCAGCTCGCGCGTCACGGGAGTGTCGGCGTCCCGGCGGTGACGCCGCGCGAAGAGGTGGTCGACCTGATGAAGCACACCGGCGCCGGCGCTCTCCCGGTGGTGGACGCCACCGGGCGCCTTCTGGGTATCGTCCGCCATCGCCAGCTCGCGAGGGCCATCGAGGCCGGCGCGACCGCCGGTCTGCAGACGATGGTGGGCGCCGGCGGAGAGGAACAGGCGCTCTCGCCCGTGGGCCTCGCGGTCCGCAAGCGGTTGCCCTGGCTGCAGATCAACCTTGCCACGGCGTTCCTCGCGGCGTCGGTGGTGGGTCTCTTCGAAGCGACGATTGCCCAGGTGACGGCGCTCGCCGTCCTGCTCCCGGTGGTGGCGGGGCAGTCGGGCAATGCCGGGTCGCAGGCTCTCGCCGTCACTATCCGCGGCCTCGCCCTTCGCGAAGTCCGCGTTCGACACTGGCGGGCCGTGGCCATGAAGGAAGGGGCGGTCGGCCTGATTAACAGCCTCGCCGTCGCCGCCACGACGTCGCTTGGCGTTTACGTCTGGAGCCGGTCGCTGGGTCTGGCTGCCGTCATCGCCCTCTCCATGGTGGCGTCGATGGTGGTCGCGGGTCTGGCCGGCGCGGTGATTCCGATGGTGCTCAGCGCCATGCGTCAGGATCCGGCGCAATCGTCCAACATCATCCTGACGACGGTGACCGACGTTGTCGGCTTCTTCAGTTTCCTCGGTATCGCGACGCTGCTCATGTCGATGCTCTGAGTGACGTTGATGAGCATGTCACGTCTGTGGATTTCCGTGTTGGTCCCTCTGGCGGCGGTCGTCCCGACTGCCGCCGCGGAGGCGCAGACCGTCGCCCGGGAGGCGCAGGCCGTCGCCGGGGACGCGGGTACCGCGGTCGCGGACGCCCTTACTGCCGTCCGGGTCAAGACCGCGATCGTCAACGACGCCGCCGTGGGCGAGCTGCCGATCGAGGTGCACGCTCTTGGGGGCGTCGTCACCCTGGAAGGGGTCGTTCGCACCGCGGATCAGGCGGCCCGCGCGGTCGACCTGGCGGCGGACGTGCCGGGTGTGGCGCGGGTCGAGTCGGCCCTCGAGGTCGGCGATCCGGACCCGCTGGCGGAGCAGAGGCGGCCGCGCCTGCCCGCGCTCGCCCCCCGGCCCACCGAAGGGCCTCGGCGGCTGATCGGCGCGGGCGGCACCATGCACCTCAACGGCGCTTCCAGCGCGCCGCTGGATCGGATGCAGTCGATCCGTCCCGTCTTTCGGTTCGGCTCTAGCACTGGCTTCGGCCCGTCGGTGTCGTTCAGGGGAGGCGAGGCGGCGCTCGATCCGGCGGACGGAACCCAGACGGCGCTTGCCGCGGTCCGGCTGCGGCCCGTGATGGCCGGCCTCAACTACAACCTCGTCAGCCGGCGCGTGACGGTCGGGGCGGGAGTCGTCGCCGGCTATTCGTTCAACAGCCTGAATGTCGAGACCGCCCGGGCCGGTCCCGGCCGCGCCATCGCCGTCACGAACTCCTTCGTCGTCCAGCCCAAGGTGGACGTCTGGTTCGACGTGACGCGGCGCATCGGCTTCACG is a genomic window of Acidobacteriota bacterium containing:
- a CDS encoding BON domain-containing protein, with the protein product MSMSRLWISVLVPLAAVVPTAAAEAQTVAREAQAVAGDAGTAVADALTAVRVKTAIVNDAAVGELPIEVHALGGVVTLEGVVRTADQAARAVDLAADVPGVARVESALEVGDPDPLAEQRRPRLPALAPRPTEGPRRLIGAGGTMHLNGASSAPLDRMQSIRPVFRFGSSTGFGPSVSFRGGEAALDPADGTQTALAAVRLRPVMAGLNYNLVSRRVTVGAGVVAGYSFNSLNVETARAGPGRAIAVTNSFVVQPKVDVWFDVTRRIGFTLQAGYLVSRPKVTFGSDDVVTTERVRVNTVVVSAGLAYWIF
- a CDS encoding CBS domain-containing protein → MMATSVAALRTSLAEEYTRLYPGEAAAVLEEQSPDDLVGLVERSAIAGIAPVFAAFTPAAAARLLPLLRLERAVALLQAIDPARAASLCAMLDPALRDDLLATLPEADAREWRELMSYPVNTAGGLMTVRVETFRPDTPAETIISRLRARRAASEGGPDGEVALVDAGGHLAGMVEVAALAAADPAAPAAQLARHGSVGVPAVTPREEVVDLMKHTGAGALPVVDATGRLLGIVRHRQLARAIEAGATAGLQTMVGAGGEEQALSPVGLAVRKRLPWLQINLATAFLAASVVGLFEATIAQVTALAVLLPVVAGQSGNAGSQALAVTIRGLALREVRVRHWRAVAMKEGAVGLINSLAVAATTSLGVYVWSRSLGLAAVIALSMVASMVVAGLAGAVIPMVLSAMRQDPAQSSNIILTTVTDVVGFFSFLGIATLLMSML